In Ovis aries strain OAR_USU_Benz2616 breed Rambouillet chromosome 13, ARS-UI_Ramb_v3.0, whole genome shotgun sequence, the following are encoded in one genomic region:
- the LOC101110259 gene encoding trophoblast Kunitz domain protein 1-like isoform X1 yields the protein MSPDYGRNSKIYWTLIESMDSLRENLTPALQALLFLLVILVDGTPVYEHHSLDQGLETSLTRGPEKLVVSSVIKEIVDDVIIGTKIICKACKMIRKVAETFKKCLEGEELISLRQLENHTLQEFPTYIFKEENKADSQPAFCLEPKLAGSCKNKTARYFYNAKTGCCEPFVYSGCEGNKNNFNTIGDCLKSCCPDCMKTCCTLKESQGGHVKSGP from the exons ATGAGTCCTGATTATGGGAGAAATAGCAAGATATATTGGACACTGATTGAGAGCATGGACAGCCTTCGAGAGAACCTGACTCCAGCCCTGCAAG cccttctcttcctcctggtTATCCTGGTAGATGGTACTCCGGTGTATGAACACCATTCCCTGGACCAAG GTTTGGAGACAAGCCTTACAAGGGGACCTGAGAAGCTTGTAGTATCATCTGTGATTAAAGAAATCGTCGACGATGTGATTATAG gtACCAAAATTATATGCAAGGCATGCAAGATGATAAGAAAAGTGGCCGAAACATTCAAAAAATGCCTTGAAG gTGAggagttgatttccttaaggcAACTTGAGAACCATACACTACAGGAGTTTCCAACATATATATTCAAAGAGGAGAATAAAG CAGATTCTCAGCCTGCCTTCTGCCTGGAGCCTAAGTTAGCTGGTTCCTGCAAGAACAAGACAGCCAGGTACTTCTACAATGCCAAGACCGGATGCTGTGAGCCGTTTGTTTACAGTGGCTGCGAAGGGAACAAAAACAACTTCAACACGATAGGGGACTGCTTAAAGTCCTGCTGTCCTGACTGCATGAAGACCTGCTGCACACTGAAAGAGTCCCAGGG GGGACATGTGAAGAGTGGTCCCTGA
- the LOC101110259 gene encoding trophoblast Kunitz domain protein 1-like isoform X2, with protein MSPDYGRNSKIYWTLIESMDSLRENLTPALQALLFLLVILVDGTPVYEHHSLDQGLETSLTRGPEKLVVSSVIKEIVDDVIIGTKIICKACKMIRKVAETFKKCLEGEELISLRQLENHTLQEFPTYIFKEENKDSQPAFCLEPKLAGSCKNKTARYFYNAKTGCCEPFVYSGCEGNKNNFNTIGDCLKSCCPDCMKTCCTLKESQGGHVKSGP; from the exons ATGAGTCCTGATTATGGGAGAAATAGCAAGATATATTGGACACTGATTGAGAGCATGGACAGCCTTCGAGAGAACCTGACTCCAGCCCTGCAAG cccttctcttcctcctggtTATCCTGGTAGATGGTACTCCGGTGTATGAACACCATTCCCTGGACCAAG GTTTGGAGACAAGCCTTACAAGGGGACCTGAGAAGCTTGTAGTATCATCTGTGATTAAAGAAATCGTCGACGATGTGATTATAG gtACCAAAATTATATGCAAGGCATGCAAGATGATAAGAAAAGTGGCCGAAACATTCAAAAAATGCCTTGAAG gTGAggagttgatttccttaaggcAACTTGAGAACCATACACTACAGGAGTTTCCAACATATATATTCAAAGAGGAGAATAAAG ATTCTCAGCCTGCCTTCTGCCTGGAGCCTAAGTTAGCTGGTTCCTGCAAGAACAAGACAGCCAGGTACTTCTACAATGCCAAGACCGGATGCTGTGAGCCGTTTGTTTACAGTGGCTGCGAAGGGAACAAAAACAACTTCAACACGATAGGGGACTGCTTAAAGTCCTGCTGTCCTGACTGCATGAAGACCTGCTGCACACTGAAAGAGTCCCAGGG GGGACATGTGAAGAGTGGTCCCTGA